A genomic window from Nocardioides jiangxiensis includes:
- a CDS encoding YihY/virulence factor BrkB family protein, producing MDRVLAPVREARERVPALDHTFRTVEHYSSTNGSLYAAGVTLAAFLSVFPLLGLAFAVVGFAARLLPPGIDAEQTLVSAINGVLPGIVQVPGEPSIDGALDLQTFKDAAPAILSIGLPLALWSGLGWLSSLQTALLVVFEETRAERPNWLVGRLRDLAALAVLGSVLMLSVAVSGVVAGIAPRLLHLVGLSTELSWLVRILVPLLGVAANAVLFAAMFVLLARPRLARGAIWSGAVLGAVGFEVLKQASTYLLKATAGQPAFQAFGITLILLVWINYFSRLVLYAAAWAQTSPHATRTAMRVEPGPERSTDEASRRDAADEAVAVPAGGRGGTPVGAPVGAPQAWRRASSQPLKSAAAAGGVGLGAVALCALAWRLLGRPRT from the coding sequence ATGGACCGAGTCCTCGCGCCCGTCCGGGAGGCGCGCGAGCGGGTCCCCGCGCTCGACCACACCTTCCGCACGGTCGAGCACTACTCCTCGACCAACGGCAGCCTGTACGCCGCCGGCGTCACGCTCGCGGCGTTCCTCTCGGTCTTCCCGCTCCTCGGCCTGGCCTTCGCCGTGGTCGGCTTCGCCGCGCGCCTGCTGCCGCCCGGCATCGACGCGGAGCAGACCCTGGTCAGCGCGATCAACGGGGTCCTGCCCGGCATCGTCCAGGTGCCGGGGGAGCCCTCCATCGACGGAGCCCTCGACCTGCAGACCTTCAAGGACGCCGCTCCCGCGATCCTCTCCATCGGACTGCCGCTCGCGCTGTGGTCCGGCCTGGGCTGGCTCTCCAGCCTGCAGACCGCGCTGCTGGTCGTCTTCGAGGAGACCCGTGCCGAGCGGCCCAACTGGCTCGTCGGCCGGCTGCGCGACCTCGCGGCCCTGGCGGTGCTCGGCAGCGTCCTCATGCTCTCCGTGGCGGTCTCCGGCGTCGTCGCCGGCATCGCACCGCGGCTGCTGCACCTGGTCGGCCTGAGCACCGAGCTCAGCTGGCTGGTCCGGATCCTGGTGCCGTTGCTCGGTGTCGCCGCCAACGCGGTGCTCTTCGCCGCGATGTTCGTGCTGCTCGCGCGACCCAGACTCGCGCGCGGTGCGATCTGGTCGGGTGCGGTGCTGGGTGCGGTCGGGTTCGAGGTGCTGAAGCAGGCCTCGACGTACCTGCTCAAGGCGACGGCGGGCCAGCCGGCGTTCCAGGCCTTCGGGATCACGCTGATCCTGCTGGTCTGGATCAACTACTTCAGCCGGCTCGTCCTGTACGCCGCGGCGTGGGCCCAGACCTCGCCGCACGCGACGCGGACCGCCATGCGCGTGGAGCCCGGTCCGGAGCGTTCCACAGACGAGGCGTCGCGCCGCGATGCCGCCGACGAGGCTGTCGCCGTGCCGGCCGGTGGGCGCGGCGGTACGCCCGTCGGTGCGCCCGTCGGTGCGCCCCAGGCGTGGCGGCGCGCGTCGTCCCAGCCCCTCAAGTCCGCAGCGGCAGCCGGAGGCGTCGGCCTCGGTGCCGTCGCCCTCTGCGCCCTCGCGTGGCGGCTGTTGGGCCGCCCGCGCACCTGA
- a CDS encoding SCO4848 family membrane protein yields the protein MKFEKKHAALLMGVALWNVWTWGTFIKNLSAAYERGEQHPTGYWVAHTILIIVNFVIAGVLGALGWKAWRSADQDA from the coding sequence ATGAAGTTCGAGAAGAAGCACGCCGCCCTGCTGATGGGCGTCGCGCTGTGGAACGTCTGGACGTGGGGCACGTTCATCAAGAACCTCTCGGCGGCGTACGAGCGCGGTGAGCAGCACCCGACCGGCTACTGGGTGGCCCACACGATCCTGATCATCGTGAACTTCGTCATCGCCGGCGTCCTCGGCGCCCTCGGCTGGAAGGCCTGGCGCTCCGCCGACCAGGACGCCTGA
- a CDS encoding NADP-dependent isocitrate dehydrogenase yields the protein MPPVTDQKIIYTHTDEAPLLATYSFLPIVQAYAAKAGVEIETRDISVAARILAQFGLADDALSELGELAKTPAANIVKLPNISASIPQLKAAIAELQAKGYDVPDYPESADTDEAKAIQARYDKVKGSAVNPVLREGNSDRRAPLSVKSYAKKHPHTNKPFSEGSKTTVATMGEHDFKSNEKSVTLTRDDTLSIVLETASGQSKTLLEGLKVLEGEIVDATKMEAAHLDAFLANALAEAKAQDVLFSVHLKATMMKVSDPIIFGHVVKAYFADVFAQYGDDLAAAGLSANDGLGSILAGLGGLAKGEEIKAAFEAALANGPRLSYTNSDKGITNLHVPSDVIVDASMPALVRNGGRLWGADGGEDDTLAVIPDSSYAGVYQAVIDDVKKNGPLDPATIGTVPNVGLMAQAAEEYGSHNKTFEIAEAGTVRVVNAAGDVLLEHDVEAGDIWRACQTKDIPVQDWVKLAVTRARASATPAIFWLDESRAHDAELIKKVTTYLADQDTDGLEIKILSPELACSYSLERMRKGEDTISVTGNVLRDYNTDLFPILELGTSAKMLSVVPLIAGGGLFETGAGGSAPKHVEQLVNENYLRWDSLGEFFALVPSFEKYAEQAGVAGAQVLADTLDAATGTFLDEDRSPGRKLGTIDNRGSHFYVALYWAEELAKQTADADLAAAFKPLAESLRANEQKIVEELLAVQGQPADIGGYYYPDAEKTAAVMRPSATLNEALAAL from the coding sequence ATGCCTCCGGTGACGGACCAGAAGATCATCTACACGCACACCGACGAGGCGCCGCTGCTCGCGACGTACTCGTTCCTCCCGATCGTCCAGGCGTACGCCGCCAAGGCCGGCGTGGAGATCGAGACCCGCGACATCTCCGTGGCGGCCCGCATCCTGGCGCAGTTCGGCCTGGCCGACGACGCGCTGAGCGAGCTCGGCGAGCTGGCCAAGACCCCGGCCGCCAACATCGTCAAGCTCCCCAACATCTCCGCCTCCATCCCGCAGCTGAAGGCGGCCATCGCCGAGCTGCAGGCCAAGGGCTACGACGTGCCGGACTACCCCGAGTCCGCTGACACCGACGAGGCCAAGGCGATCCAGGCCAGGTACGACAAGGTCAAGGGCTCGGCCGTCAACCCGGTCCTCCGTGAGGGCAATTCCGACCGCCGCGCGCCGCTCTCGGTCAAGAGCTACGCCAAGAAGCACCCCCACACGAACAAGCCGTTCTCCGAGGGCTCCAAGACCACCGTCGCCACGATGGGGGAGCACGACTTCAAGTCCAACGAGAAGTCCGTGACCCTCACCCGGGACGACACCCTGTCGATCGTGCTCGAGACGGCGTCGGGCCAGTCGAAGACCCTGCTCGAGGGCCTCAAGGTCCTCGAGGGCGAGATCGTCGACGCCACCAAGATGGAGGCCGCCCACCTCGACGCGTTCCTCGCCAACGCGCTGGCCGAGGCGAAGGCGCAGGACGTCCTCTTCTCGGTCCACCTCAAGGCGACGATGATGAAGGTCTCCGACCCGATCATCTTCGGCCACGTCGTGAAGGCCTACTTCGCCGACGTCTTCGCGCAGTACGGCGACGACCTCGCGGCCGCGGGCCTCTCCGCCAACGACGGCCTCGGCTCGATCCTCGCCGGCCTCGGTGGCCTCGCCAAGGGCGAGGAGATCAAGGCGGCGTTCGAGGCCGCGCTGGCCAACGGGCCGCGCCTGTCCTACACGAACTCCGACAAGGGCATCACCAACCTGCACGTGCCGTCCGACGTCATCGTCGACGCCTCGATGCCGGCCCTGGTCCGCAACGGCGGCCGCCTGTGGGGTGCCGACGGCGGCGAGGACGACACGCTCGCGGTCATCCCGGACTCGTCGTATGCCGGTGTCTACCAGGCCGTCATCGACGACGTGAAGAAGAACGGCCCGCTCGACCCGGCCACGATCGGCACCGTCCCCAACGTCGGCCTCATGGCGCAGGCTGCCGAGGAGTACGGCTCGCACAACAAGACCTTCGAGATCGCGGAGGCGGGCACCGTCCGCGTCGTCAACGCCGCCGGCGACGTGCTCCTCGAGCACGACGTCGAGGCCGGCGACATCTGGCGTGCCTGCCAGACCAAGGACATCCCGGTCCAGGACTGGGTCAAGCTGGCCGTCACCCGCGCCCGCGCCTCGGCGACCCCGGCGATCTTCTGGCTCGACGAGTCGCGCGCCCACGACGCGGAGCTCATCAAGAAGGTCACCACGTACCTGGCCGACCAGGACACCGACGGTCTCGAGATCAAGATCCTGTCGCCGGAGCTCGCCTGCTCCTACTCGCTCGAGCGCATGCGCAAGGGCGAGGACACCATCTCCGTGACCGGCAACGTGCTCCGTGACTACAACACGGACCTGTTCCCGATCCTCGAGCTGGGCACCTCGGCCAAGATGCTCTCCGTCGTCCCGCTGATCGCGGGCGGTGGCCTCTTCGAGACCGGCGCCGGTGGCTCCGCCCCGAAGCACGTCGAGCAGCTCGTCAACGAGAACTACCTCCGCTGGGACTCCCTCGGTGAGTTCTTCGCGCTGGTCCCGTCGTTCGAGAAGTACGCCGAGCAGGCCGGCGTCGCGGGCGCCCAGGTCCTCGCCGACACCCTCGACGCCGCCACGGGCACGTTCCTCGACGAGGACCGCTCGCCGGGCCGCAAGCTGGGCACGATCGACAACCGCGGCTCGCACTTCTACGTCGCCCTCTACTGGGCCGAGGAGCTGGCCAAGCAGACCGCCGACGCCGACCTGGCTGCCGCTTTCAAGCCGCTCGCCGAGTCGCTGCGTGCGAACGAGCAGAAGATCGTGGAGGAGCTCCTCGCAGTCCAGGGCCAGCCGGCCGACATCGGTGGCTACTACTACCCGGACGCCGAGAAGACCGCTGCGGTCATGCGTCCCTCCGCCACGCTGAACGAGGCGCTCGCCGCCCTCTGA
- a CDS encoding succinate dehydrogenase/fumarate reductase iron-sulfur subunit: MNLTLNIWRQANANAKGAMHRYSLEGVSEDMSFLEMLDVLNEQLNAKGEEPVAFDSDCREGICGMCGLMINGQAHGPEVTTTCQLHMRSFKDGDEITIEPWRADPFPVVKDLVVDRSAFDRMIQNGGFISANTGSAPDAHAAPVEKKLADLAFDVATCIGCGACVAACPNGSASLFLGAKITHLGSLPQGQPERDTRVVSMVGQHDAEGFGGCTNIGECAAACPKEIPLDVISRLNKDLRTAMAKGY, encoded by the coding sequence ATGAACCTGACCCTGAACATCTGGCGGCAGGCCAACGCGAACGCCAAGGGCGCGATGCACCGCTACTCGCTCGAGGGTGTCTCCGAGGACATGTCGTTCCTCGAGATGCTCGACGTGCTCAACGAGCAGCTCAACGCCAAGGGCGAGGAGCCGGTCGCGTTCGACAGCGACTGTCGTGAGGGCATCTGCGGCATGTGTGGCCTGATGATCAACGGCCAGGCCCACGGCCCGGAGGTCACCACCACCTGCCAGCTGCACATGCGGTCGTTCAAGGACGGCGACGAGATCACCATCGAGCCCTGGCGCGCGGACCCGTTCCCGGTCGTCAAGGACCTCGTGGTCGACCGCTCGGCGTTCGACCGGATGATCCAGAACGGTGGCTTCATCTCGGCCAACACCGGCTCGGCGCCCGACGCCCACGCCGCCCCGGTCGAGAAGAAGCTCGCCGACCTGGCGTTCGACGTCGCGACCTGCATCGGCTGTGGTGCCTGTGTCGCCGCGTGCCCCAACGGTTCGGCGTCGCTCTTCCTCGGTGCCAAGATCACCCACCTCGGCTCGCTGCCGCAGGGCCAGCCGGAGCGCGACACCCGTGTCGTCTCCATGGTCGGCCAGCACGACGCCGAGGGCTTCGGTGGCTGCACCAACATCGGTGAGTGTGCCGCGGCGTGCCCGAAGGAGATCCCGCTCGACGTGATCTCGCGGCTCAACAAGGACCTTCGCACCGCGATGGCCAAGGGTTACTGA
- the trpS gene encoding tryptophan--tRNA ligase → MGGMSTAATPGSTARPRVLSGIQPTSDTIHLGNYLGAVRQWAQLQDEFEAFFFVADQHAITVEQEPKKLRERTYRAVAQLLAAGVDPERSAVFVQSHVPASAQLGWVLECLTGFGEARRMTQFKDKAAKGGEGAASVGLFTYPMLMAADILLYRPHFVPVGEDQRQHLELTRDLAQRFNSRYKKTFRVPEPHIPAATAKIMDLQDPTKKMSKSSSSPAGLIDVLDEPAVTAKKIRSAVTDSGAEVRFDEEEKPGVSNLLTIYSALSGSTIEELEAQYAGRGYGDFKKDLADVAVEFVTPFRTRTLELLDDRHQLDKVLALGAERANAVATATLRDVYERVGFVAPFTR, encoded by the coding sequence ATGGGCGGCATGTCCACCGCTGCCACGCCGGGCTCCACGGCCCGACCGCGGGTCCTCTCGGGGATCCAGCCGACGTCCGACACCATCCACCTCGGCAACTACCTGGGTGCGGTGCGGCAGTGGGCGCAGCTCCAGGACGAGTTCGAGGCGTTCTTCTTCGTCGCCGACCAGCACGCGATCACGGTCGAGCAGGAGCCCAAGAAGCTCCGCGAGCGCACCTACCGCGCCGTGGCGCAGCTGCTGGCCGCCGGCGTCGACCCCGAGCGTTCCGCCGTGTTCGTGCAGAGCCACGTGCCCGCCTCCGCGCAGCTCGGCTGGGTGCTCGAGTGCCTCACCGGCTTCGGCGAGGCCCGCCGGATGACGCAGTTCAAGGACAAGGCGGCCAAGGGCGGCGAGGGCGCCGCCTCGGTGGGCCTGTTCACCTACCCGATGCTCATGGCGGCCGACATCCTGCTCTACCGCCCGCACTTCGTGCCGGTCGGCGAGGACCAGCGCCAGCACCTCGAGCTGACCCGCGACCTTGCGCAGCGGTTCAACAGCCGCTACAAGAAGACCTTCCGGGTTCCGGAGCCGCACATCCCGGCTGCGACCGCGAAGATCATGGACCTCCAGGACCCGACGAAGAAGATGTCGAAGTCCTCCTCGTCTCCCGCCGGCCTCATCGACGTCCTCGACGAGCCGGCCGTGACGGCGAAGAAGATCCGCTCCGCCGTGACCGACTCCGGGGCGGAGGTGCGCTTCGACGAGGAGGAGAAGCCGGGCGTCAGCAACCTGCTGACGATCTACTCGGCGCTGTCCGGCTCCACGATCGAGGAGCTCGAGGCGCAGTACGCCGGCCGCGGCTACGGCGACTTCAAGAAGGACCTCGCCGACGTCGCGGTCGAGTTCGTGACACCGTTCCGGACCCGCACGCTCGAGCTGCTCGACGACCGCCACCAGCTCGACAAGGTGCTGGCGCTCGGCGCGGAGCGCGCCAACGCGGTGGCCACCGCGACGCTCCGCGACGTGTACGAGCGGGTCGGCTTCGTCGCCCCCTTCACTCGCTAA
- a CDS encoding 2'-5' RNA ligase family protein — translation MPTIGVSIALPEPWATELQEYRQSIGDLTAAKIPTHITLVPPTEVDDLETAEAHLAAVTEGFAAFRIHLRGTGTFRPVSPVVFVNVVEGIAECELLYAAVRRGPLAGDSDFPYHPHVTIGHHLDDSALDRAFDELATFDGSFIVNDVHLYVHDEELGWRIDRSFPLEPVPLASQSIGAGA, via the coding sequence ATGCCCACCATCGGCGTCTCGATCGCGCTCCCGGAGCCCTGGGCCACCGAGCTCCAGGAGTACCGGCAGTCGATCGGTGACCTGACCGCGGCGAAGATCCCCACGCACATCACCCTCGTCCCGCCGACCGAGGTCGACGACCTCGAGACCGCCGAAGCGCACCTGGCCGCCGTCACCGAGGGCTTCGCTGCCTTCCGCATCCATCTGCGGGGCACGGGTACCTTCCGTCCCGTGTCGCCGGTCGTCTTCGTCAACGTCGTGGAGGGCATCGCCGAGTGCGAGCTGCTCTATGCCGCTGTGCGCCGCGGACCGCTCGCGGGCGACTCCGACTTCCCGTACCACCCGCACGTGACCATCGGGCACCACCTCGACGACAGCGCCCTCGACCGGGCCTTCGACGAGCTCGCGACGTTCGACGGCAGCTTCATCGTCAACGACGTGCACCTCTACGTGCACGACGAGGAGCTCGGCTGGCGGATCGACCGTTCGTTCCCGCTCGAGCCGGTGCCCCTGGCGAGCCAGTCGATCGGTGCCGGGGCCTGA
- a CDS encoding MFS transporter: MTATSATPSTAPHPETPDSGAVGRRHVGLAILALAMGGFTIGTTEFLTMGVLPEIARGVDVSVPAAGRVISAYALGVVVGVPILAFFGARLPRRAMLVGLMTAYAAANVASAVAPGYLVLGAARFVGGLPHGAYFGVASLVAAGLVVPERRGRAVASVMLGLSVANVVGVPAATWLGQHAGWRASYLLAGALALATVALVLVFVPHQATAREASGGREEARAFFGNLQVWLTMGVGAVGFGGLFAVYSYIAKTVTEVGGLGESTVPVFVLAMGLGMVVGTWLAGELAGWSVFRSLIASSAAGAVVMAVYWWSAPHGWLLWPVAFLVTAVGSVLVVNLQLRLMDVAGDAVTLGAAMNHAALNIANALGAWLGGLVIAAGWGYRAPALVGGALSLVGLAILLVSARVHVRNRPLAT, translated from the coding sequence GTGACTGCCACGAGCGCGACCCCGTCGACCGCCCCGCACCCGGAGACCCCGGACAGCGGGGCGGTCGGCCGTCGGCACGTCGGCCTGGCGATCCTCGCCCTGGCCATGGGCGGGTTCACCATCGGCACCACCGAGTTCCTCACGATGGGCGTGCTGCCCGAGATCGCCCGGGGCGTCGACGTCAGCGTCCCCGCGGCGGGCCGGGTCATCTCGGCGTATGCGCTGGGCGTCGTGGTCGGCGTCCCGATCCTGGCCTTCTTCGGGGCCAGGCTCCCGCGCCGCGCGATGCTGGTCGGCCTGATGACGGCGTACGCCGCGGCCAACGTCGCCTCCGCCGTTGCCCCCGGCTACCTGGTGCTGGGAGCAGCCCGCTTCGTCGGCGGGCTTCCGCACGGCGCCTACTTCGGGGTCGCCTCCCTCGTGGCCGCCGGCCTCGTCGTCCCCGAACGGCGGGGGCGTGCCGTCGCCAGCGTGATGCTCGGCCTGAGCGTGGCCAACGTGGTCGGCGTACCGGCCGCGACCTGGTTGGGGCAGCACGCCGGCTGGCGCGCGTCGTACCTGCTCGCGGGGGCGCTCGCGCTGGCGACCGTCGCACTGGTCCTCGTCTTCGTCCCGCACCAGGCGACGGCCCGTGAGGCGAGCGGGGGCCGCGAGGAGGCCCGTGCCTTCTTCGGCAACCTGCAGGTGTGGCTCACGATGGGCGTCGGCGCCGTCGGCTTCGGCGGGCTCTTCGCGGTCTACTCCTACATCGCGAAGACCGTCACCGAGGTCGGTGGCCTGGGTGAGTCGACGGTGCCCGTCTTCGTGCTCGCCATGGGCCTCGGCATGGTCGTCGGCACGTGGCTGGCCGGCGAGCTCGCCGGATGGTCGGTGTTCCGCTCCCTGATCGCCTCCTCGGCCGCTGGGGCGGTCGTGATGGCGGTCTACTGGTGGTCCGCGCCCCACGGCTGGCTGCTGTGGCCCGTCGCGTTCCTGGTCACCGCGGTGGGCTCGGTGCTTGTGGTCAACCTGCAGCTGCGGCTCATGGACGTCGCCGGCGACGCGGTGACGCTGGGAGCGGCGATGAACCACGCCGCGCTCAACATCGCCAACGCGCTGGGTGCCTGGCTCGGCGGCCTCGTCATCGCCGCGGGCTGGGGCTACCGGGCGCCTGCACTGGTGGGTGGCGCCCTCTCGCTCGTGGGTCTCGCGATCCTGCTGGTCTCCGCGCGGGTCCACGTGCGCAACCGGCCCCTCGCCACCTGA
- the cax gene encoding calcium/proton exchanger has product MSTQTAPSPTFVRSDYVLLGLTAGATALAGIAHYAGWAGWLAFSIAALAIGLAASLVGLCVEQLGDRFGPGATGVLQSALGNLPELFICLFALKAGQVAVVQAALIGSILSNLLLVMGLAFVVGGVRHGLQKIDSSRARTISVLMIVAVVAMVAPSLTALESGSQAGHGAASHEQALSIIVSVVLLGLFALTLPASLKRNDSSGMSGGETVHEAPRWSVGLAIGLLALAGVAAAFISDWFVAGLEPAMDSWGINETFAGLVIVAVAGNAIENVIGIQLAARNQSEYAFQLIINSPLQIALVLAPLLVILSSVLGFTALTLVFSPVLVVAVFLSVLVAALITVDGESNWIEGAALIGVYVVIAASLWWG; this is encoded by the coding sequence ATGAGCACGCAGACCGCCCCGTCGCCGACCTTCGTCCGCAGCGACTACGTCCTCCTGGGCCTGACGGCCGGCGCCACGGCGCTGGCCGGCATCGCGCACTACGCGGGCTGGGCCGGCTGGCTCGCCTTCTCGATCGCAGCGCTCGCCATCGGTCTCGCCGCGAGCCTGGTCGGCCTGTGCGTCGAGCAGCTCGGCGACCGCTTCGGGCCGGGGGCGACGGGTGTCCTCCAGAGCGCGCTGGGCAACCTCCCGGAGCTCTTCATCTGTCTCTTCGCGCTCAAGGCCGGTCAGGTCGCGGTCGTGCAGGCAGCGCTGATCGGCTCGATCCTCAGCAACCTGCTGCTGGTGATGGGCCTGGCGTTCGTGGTGGGAGGCGTGCGGCACGGGTTGCAGAAGATCGACTCCTCGCGGGCGCGCACGATCTCCGTCCTGATGATCGTCGCCGTCGTGGCGATGGTCGCGCCGTCCCTGACCGCCCTCGAGTCCGGCTCCCAGGCCGGCCACGGCGCCGCCAGCCACGAGCAGGCGCTCTCGATCATCGTCTCGGTCGTGCTGCTGGGCCTCTTCGCGCTGACCCTTCCCGCGTCGCTCAAGCGCAACGACTCGAGCGGCATGAGCGGCGGGGAGACCGTGCACGAGGCGCCGCGCTGGTCGGTCGGCCTCGCCATCGGCCTGCTCGCGCTCGCGGGTGTCGCCGCCGCCTTCATCTCGGACTGGTTCGTCGCCGGGCTCGAGCCCGCCATGGACTCGTGGGGCATCAACGAGACCTTCGCCGGCCTCGTGATCGTCGCCGTCGCCGGCAACGCGATCGAGAACGTCATCGGCATCCAGCTCGCGGCCCGCAACCAGTCCGAGTACGCCTTCCAGCTGATCATCAACTCGCCCCTGCAGATCGCGCTCGTGCTCGCGCCGCTGCTGGTGATCCTGTCCTCGGTCCTCGGCTTCACCGCGCTCACCCTCGTCTTCAGCCCCGTGCTCGTCGTCGCGGTCTTCCTGTCGGTCCTGGTCGCAGCCCTGATCACCGTCGACGGCGAGTCGAACTGGATCGAGGGTGCGGCCCTGATCGGCGTCTACGTCGTCATCGCCGCCTCCCTCTGGTGGGGCTGA
- a CDS encoding fumarate reductase/succinate dehydrogenase flavoprotein subunit, protein MVPTNQPSVQTSDDAAGYYTLGAPLVDELAPTGPINTRWQRRKFENRLVNPANRRKLDVIIVGTGLAGGAAAATLGEAGYNVKSFCYQDSPRRAHSIAAQGGINAAKNYKEDGDSVERLFYDTVKGGDYRSRESNVYRLAEVSANIIDQCVAQGVPFAREYGGLLDNRSFGGVQVSRTFYARGQTGQQLLIGAYQAMERQVAAGTVTQYTRHEMLEVIIADGRARGIVTRDMVTGAIETHLADVVVLASGGYGNVYFLSTNAMGSNVTAAWRAHRKGAYMANPCYTQIHPTCIPVTGDHQSKLTLMSESLRNDGRIWVPKKAEDCGKDPRDIPEEDRDYYLERIYPSFGNLVPRDIASRQAKNMCDEGRGVGPAVKEVQPDGTEKMMRRGVYLDFADAIARMGREAVETKYGNLFDMYARITGEDPYVTPMRIYPAVHYVMGGLWVDYHLQTNITGLFCSGEANFSDHGANRLGASALMQGLADGYFVLPNTIREYLADGPFEKIDESHPAVVEAKTAVEERIAKFLSIQGERSADSFHKQLGQIMWEYCGMERTEEGLKKAIGLIRDLKAEFWTNLKVLGTADSLNQSLEKAGRTIDFIELGELMCIDALNRRESCGGHFRAESQTEDGEALRHDDEFAYVAAWEFGGEDANPILHKEDLIYTAIEMKQRSYK, encoded by the coding sequence ATGGTCCCGACCAACCAGCCCTCCGTGCAGACCTCCGACGACGCTGCCGGCTACTACACCCTCGGTGCGCCGCTCGTCGACGAGCTGGCCCCCACCGGCCCGATCAACACGCGCTGGCAGCGTCGCAAGTTCGAGAACCGCCTGGTCAACCCGGCCAACCGCCGCAAGCTCGACGTGATCATCGTCGGCACCGGTCTGGCCGGTGGCGCCGCCGCCGCGACGCTCGGCGAGGCCGGCTACAACGTGAAGTCCTTCTGTTACCAGGACTCCCCGCGCCGCGCGCACTCGATCGCCGCGCAGGGCGGCATCAACGCCGCCAAGAACTACAAGGAGGACGGCGACTCCGTCGAGCGCCTCTTCTACGACACCGTCAAGGGCGGCGACTACCGCTCGCGCGAGTCGAACGTCTACCGCCTCGCCGAGGTCTCGGCGAACATCATCGACCAGTGCGTCGCGCAGGGCGTCCCGTTCGCCCGCGAGTACGGCGGCCTCCTCGACAACCGCTCCTTCGGCGGCGTCCAGGTCTCCCGCACGTTCTACGCGCGTGGCCAGACCGGCCAGCAGCTGCTGATCGGTGCCTACCAGGCCATGGAGCGCCAGGTCGCGGCCGGCACCGTCACGCAGTACACCCGCCACGAGATGCTCGAGGTGATCATCGCCGACGGCCGCGCCCGCGGCATCGTCACCCGTGACATGGTCACCGGCGCGATCGAGACCCACCTCGCCGACGTCGTCGTCCTCGCCTCCGGCGGCTACGGCAACGTCTACTTCCTCTCGACCAACGCGATGGGCTCGAACGTCACCGCCGCGTGGCGTGCGCACCGCAAGGGCGCCTACATGGCCAACCCCTGCTACACGCAGATCCACCCGACCTGCATCCCGGTCACCGGCGACCACCAGTCGAAGCTGACCCTGATGTCGGAGTCGCTCCGCAACGACGGTCGCATCTGGGTCCCGAAGAAGGCCGAGGACTGCGGCAAGGACCCGCGCGACATCCCCGAGGAGGACCGCGACTACTACCTGGAGCGGATCTACCCGTCGTTCGGCAACCTGGTCCCCCGCGACATCGCGTCGCGTCAGGCGAAGAACATGTGCGACGAGGGCCGCGGTGTCGGCCCCGCCGTCAAGGAGGTGCAGCCCGACGGCACCGAGAAGATGATGCGTCGCGGTGTCTACCTCGACTTCGCCGACGCCATCGCCCGCATGGGCCGCGAGGCCGTCGAGACCAAGTACGGCAACCTCTTCGACATGTACGCCCGGATCACCGGCGAGGACCCGTACGTCACGCCGATGCGCATCTACCCGGCGGTCCACTACGTGATGGGCGGCCTGTGGGTGGACTACCACCTGCAGACCAACATCACCGGCCTGTTCTGCTCGGGTGAGGCCAACTTCTCCGACCACGGCGCCAACCGCCTCGGTGCCTCGGCGCTGATGCAGGGCCTGGCCGACGGCTACTTCGTCCTCCCGAACACCATCCGCGAGTACCTCGCCGACGGTCCGTTCGAGAAGATCGACGAGTCGCACCCGGCCGTCGTCGAGGCCAAGACGGCCGTCGAGGAGCGCATCGCGAAGTTCCTCTCGATCCAGGGTGAGCGCTCGGCGGACTCGTTCCACAAGCAGCTCGGCCAGATCATGTGGGAGTACTGCGGCATGGAGCGGACCGAGGAGGGCCTGAAGAAGGCCATCGGCCTCATCCGCGACCTGAAGGCGGAGTTCTGGACCAACCTCAAGGTCCTCGGCACCGCGGACAGCCTCAACCAGAGCCTCGAGAAGGCCGGTCGCACGATCGACTTCATCGAGCTCGGTGAGCTCATGTGCATCGACGCCCTCAACCGTCGCGAGTCGTGCGGTGGTCACTTCCGCGCCGAGTCGCAGACCGAGGACGGCGAGGCCCTGCGTCACGACGACGAGTTCGCGTACGTCGCCGCGTGGGAGTTCGGTGGCGAGGACGCCAACCCGATCCTCCACAAGGAAGACCTGATCTACACGGCCATCGAGATGAAGCAGCGGAGCTACAAGTGA